Proteins encoded in a region of the Haloglomus salinum genome:
- a CDS encoding TrkH family potassium uptake protein, with product MLLLGVTDGGRGSLRVDWRASLSLVGTVLKYLAVPLMVPLLVGVVYGDDVFVFLLTALFTLLVGTGLERLDPDPDLGAREGFLMVAGAWLGVALVAAVPYLLAARGVPGILPPSSPASTLANPVNALFESMSGFTTTGATLLGEISLDRHSHAILIWRQLTQWLGGMGIIVLAIAILPELSVGGAQLMDAEAPGVGIEKLTPRIAETARVLWIAYFAFTALEIGLLYGLHLAGPLLGMELAPNMGAYNAVAHGLTTLPTGGFSPEADSIAAFSAAVQWVVIPFMVVAGTNFALFYAVFRGDIRKLVDDAEFRAYAGIMGVLSAILAGVLFVGGAPPLGDLGGVVQGNVENTLRQSIFQVVSLVTTTGYATSDFAQWSEAGKYLLLFAMFIGGSGGSTGGAIKIVRWVVIVKVVRRELFTTTHPEAVQPIRLAGEVVDEDAVRGVMSFTLLYLLLFAVGTVLISLDVSRVGYDINTLEAMSAIAATLGNVGPGFGSLGPFGSYLEFPATSKLLMVFLMWIGRLEILPVLVLLTSGYWKS from the coding sequence GTGCTACTGCTCGGCGTGACGGACGGCGGACGAGGGAGCCTCCGCGTCGACTGGCGGGCGTCACTGAGCCTCGTCGGGACCGTTCTGAAGTACCTCGCCGTGCCGCTGATGGTGCCGCTACTGGTCGGGGTCGTATACGGCGACGACGTGTTCGTCTTCCTCCTGACCGCACTGTTCACACTCCTCGTCGGGACCGGCCTCGAACGGCTCGACCCGGACCCGGACCTGGGCGCCCGCGAGGGGTTCCTGATGGTCGCCGGTGCCTGGCTCGGCGTGGCGCTGGTCGCCGCGGTGCCGTACCTGCTGGCGGCCCGCGGCGTGCCGGGCATCCTGCCGCCGAGCTCGCCAGCTTCGACGCTCGCGAACCCCGTCAACGCCCTCTTCGAGTCGATGTCCGGGTTCACGACGACCGGGGCGACGCTGCTCGGCGAGATATCGCTGGATCGGCACTCCCACGCCATCCTCATCTGGCGCCAGCTCACCCAGTGGCTCGGCGGGATGGGTATCATCGTGCTCGCCATCGCCATCCTTCCCGAGCTCTCCGTGGGGGGTGCCCAGCTGATGGACGCCGAGGCCCCCGGCGTCGGTATCGAGAAGCTCACCCCACGTATCGCCGAGACCGCGCGCGTCCTCTGGATCGCCTACTTCGCGTTCACCGCGCTGGAAATCGGCCTCCTGTACGGACTCCACCTCGCCGGCCCGCTGCTGGGGATGGAACTGGCCCCGAACATGGGCGCGTACAACGCCGTCGCGCACGGCCTGACGACGCTCCCGACCGGCGGCTTCTCCCCGGAGGCTGACTCCATCGCGGCCTTCTCCGCGGCCGTCCAGTGGGTCGTCATCCCGTTCATGGTCGTCGCCGGCACCAACTTCGCGCTGTTCTACGCCGTCTTCCGCGGTGACATCCGGAAGCTGGTCGACGACGCCGAGTTCCGGGCCTACGCCGGCATCATGGGCGTCCTGTCGGCGATACTCGCGGGCGTGCTGTTCGTCGGCGGCGCGCCCCCGCTGGGCGACCTCGGCGGCGTGGTCCAGGGGAACGTCGAAAACACCCTCCGGCAGTCCATCTTCCAGGTGGTCAGTCTCGTCACCACGACCGGGTACGCGACCAGCGACTTCGCCCAGTGGTCCGAGGCCGGCAAGTACCTGCTGCTGTTCGCGATGTTCATCGGTGGCTCCGGCGGCTCGACGGGCGGTGCCATCAAGATCGTCCGCTGGGTGGTCATCGTGAAGGTCGTGCGACGGGAACTGTTCACGACCACCCACCCGGAGGCCGTCCAGCCGATCCGGCTCGCCGGTGAGGTCGTCGACGAGGACGCCGTCCGCGGCGTGATGAGCTTCACCCTCCTCTACCTGCTCCTGTTCGCCGTCGGGACGGTACTCATCAGTCTCGACGTCTCCCGCGTCGGCTACGACATCAACACGCTGGAGGCGATGAGTGCAATCGCCGCGACGCTCGGCAACGTCGGTCCGGGCTTTGGCTCGCTCGGCCCGTTCGGCTCGTATCTGGAGTTCCCCGCCACGTCGAAACTGCTGATGGTGTTCCTGATGTGGATCGGCCGGCTGGAGATCCTGCCGGTGCTGGTGCTGCTGACGAGCGGGTACTGGAAGTCGTAG
- a CDS encoding TrkH family potassium uptake protein, giving the protein MARHPDRFDGFPADLATVLRDVGSLLLIEALVMTVTVGVALLAGELYAALAFLLAGGFTASVGSLARRTFTDAPAPVMKHGMVIAAGGWFTVALFGSLPFFLTAHLTPVSTMATYVPAGVTYDPVTVWGPATQSSLGYFRSPLHALFESMSGWTGSGLTMAIHEPSLPRTIQWWRSVIQWVGGIGVIVLTVSILARPGSGSYALYRSEAREERIHPSVVSTVRTIWKIFVGYTVLAIVLFFLALHFSEYGSTLTLGEQAWQSLNHAMTGLSTGGFSVTDNSIGTYNAPLIEGILLPVMTLGAIAFPVHYGVLHDRDYRELFGDLQTRWLFVLLGLGTLILVAQNLLTAPTSDYGASVAVPYVDRLAADATRDAVFQLVSALTCTGFQSSPIGSWSDGGKLIISVAMVIGGAAGSTVGGIKIIRAYTVARGIRWQFSRVFLPASAVVSIDIDGRRLDREEMEREFSEAAIISLLWVLLLAASSLVLVNVAGADFGYADALFEVASAQGNVGLSSGITGPSMPPVAEAMFVLNMWVGRLEIIPVLVFGRALVKGLDP; this is encoded by the coding sequence GTGGCGCGGCACCCGGACCGGTTCGATGGGTTCCCAGCGGACCTCGCGACGGTCCTCCGGGACGTCGGGTCGCTGCTGCTCATCGAGGCACTGGTGATGACCGTCACCGTGGGCGTGGCGCTGCTTGCGGGCGAGCTCTACGCCGCGCTCGCATTCCTGCTGGCCGGCGGGTTCACCGCAAGCGTCGGCTCCCTCGCGCGGCGGACGTTCACCGACGCCCCCGCTCCCGTGATGAAACACGGGATGGTCATCGCCGCCGGCGGCTGGTTCACGGTCGCGCTGTTCGGGTCGCTCCCGTTCTTCCTGACCGCGCATCTCACGCCGGTGTCGACGATGGCGACGTACGTCCCCGCGGGCGTGACGTACGACCCCGTCACGGTGTGGGGGCCGGCCACGCAGTCCAGCCTGGGTTACTTCCGGTCGCCCCTGCACGCACTGTTCGAGTCGATGAGCGGCTGGACCGGCAGCGGCCTGACGATGGCCATCCACGAGCCGTCGCTCCCCCGGACCATCCAGTGGTGGCGGTCGGTCATCCAGTGGGTCGGCGGCATCGGCGTCATCGTCCTCACCGTCTCCATCCTGGCACGGCCCGGGTCGGGCAGCTACGCGCTCTACCGCTCCGAGGCGCGCGAGGAGCGCATCCACCCGAGCGTCGTCTCCACCGTCCGGACCATCTGGAAGATATTCGTCGGTTACACCGTCCTCGCCATCGTCCTGTTCTTCCTCGCGCTCCACTTCTCGGAGTACGGGTCGACGCTGACGCTCGGCGAGCAGGCGTGGCAGTCGCTCAACCACGCGATGACCGGGCTCTCGACGGGTGGGTTCTCGGTCACCGACAACTCCATCGGCACCTACAACGCGCCGCTCATCGAGGGCATCCTCCTGCCGGTGATGACGCTGGGGGCCATCGCCTTCCCCGTCCACTACGGCGTCCTCCACGACCGCGACTACCGGGAACTGTTCGGTGACCTCCAGACCCGGTGGCTGTTCGTGTTGCTCGGCCTGGGGACGCTGATACTGGTCGCCCAGAACCTGCTCACCGCGCCGACGAGCGACTACGGTGCCAGCGTCGCCGTCCCGTACGTGGACCGGCTCGCCGCGGACGCCACCCGCGATGCCGTCTTCCAGCTCGTGAGCGCGCTCACCTGCACGGGGTTCCAGTCCTCCCCAATCGGGTCGTGGAGCGACGGCGGCAAGCTCATCATCTCCGTGGCGATGGTCATCGGTGGCGCTGCCGGCTCGACGGTCGGCGGTATCAAGATCATCCGCGCCTACACCGTCGCGCGGGGCATCCGGTGGCAGTTCAGCCGTGTGTTCCTGCCGGCGAGCGCGGTCGTCTCCATCGACATCGACGGCCGCCGACTCGACCGCGAGGAGATGGAGCGGGAGTTCTCCGAGGCCGCCATCATCAGCCTGCTGTGGGTACTGTTGCTGGCTGCCTCCAGTCTCGTTCTGGTCAACGTCGCGGGCGCCGACTTCGGCTACGCCGACGCGCTGTTCGAGGTCGCCAGCGCCCAGGGCAACGTCGGCCTCTCCTCGGGCATCACCGGCCCCTCGATGCCCCCGGTCGCCGAGGCGATGTTCGTCCTCAACATGTGGGTCGGTCGGCTGGAGATCATCCCGGTGCTCGTCTTCGGACGGGCGCTGGTGAAGGGGCTCGACCCCTGA
- a CDS encoding potassium channel family protein, whose translation MYLIIVGAGDIGTPLIEIATAGGNEVVVVERDPERAERAAQRFDCLVLQDDATVKETLEDAGAGRADALITTTDRDATNVMVCLLAEELDVPEIVSVVHDPEHMALYRRIGVNTIGNPQRLIAEYLYRAVKRPAIVDYMRIGEEAEVFEIAVADDAPVAGMTVAEAAAAGHVGDELLIVAIEREGHDDPITPSGPTELRVGDLLTVYSASGATPEVTDVFGVYGDHADPETRPANDEAENGGAGG comes from the coding sequence GTGTACCTCATCATCGTCGGGGCGGGCGACATCGGGACGCCGCTCATCGAGATCGCGACCGCCGGCGGCAACGAGGTGGTCGTCGTCGAGCGGGACCCCGAGCGGGCCGAGCGAGCGGCCCAGCGGTTCGACTGCCTCGTCCTGCAGGACGACGCGACGGTGAAGGAGACCCTCGAGGACGCCGGTGCCGGCCGCGCAGACGCGCTCATCACCACGACGGACCGCGACGCGACGAACGTGATGGTCTGCCTGCTGGCCGAGGAACTCGACGTCCCGGAGATCGTCTCCGTCGTCCACGACCCAGAGCACATGGCGCTGTACCGGCGCATCGGCGTGAACACCATCGGCAACCCCCAGCGCCTCATCGCGGAGTACCTCTACCGCGCGGTCAAGCGGCCAGCCATCGTCGATTACATGCGCATCGGCGAGGAGGCGGAGGTGTTCGAAATCGCGGTGGCCGACGACGCCCCCGTTGCCGGGATGACCGTCGCCGAGGCCGCCGCCGCCGGCCACGTCGGTGACGAGCTGCTCATCGTCGCCATCGAGCGCGAGGGGCACGACGACCCCATCACCCCGAGCGGCCCCACCGAACTCCGAGTCGGTGACCTGCTGACGGTCTACTCCGCCTCGGGTGCGACCCCGGAGGTGACGGACGTGTTCGGGGTGTACGGCGACCACGCCGACCCGGAGACGCGTCCCGCCAACGACGAGGCCGAGAACGGGGGCGCGGGTGGGTAG